Proteins encoded together in one Janthinobacterium tructae window:
- the rplW gene encoding 50S ribosomal protein L23: MSAILKHSEERLMKVLLAPVISEKATMVAEKNEQIVFRVLPDATKPEIKAAVELLFKVEVLSVQTANREGKQKRTGKFNGRRNHTKRAFVCLKPGQEINFSEEAA; the protein is encoded by the coding sequence ACATAGCGAAGAACGCTTGATGAAGGTGCTGTTGGCGCCCGTGATTTCCGAGAAGGCCACCATGGTCGCGGAAAAGAACGAGCAAATTGTATTCCGCGTACTGCCGGATGCAACCAAGCCTGAAATCAAGGCAGCGGTCGAACTGCTGTTCAAGGTTGAAGTTCTGTCCGTGCAAACTGCAAACCGCGAAGGTAAGCAGAAACGCACCGGCAAGTTCAACGGTCGTCGTAACCATACCAAGCGTGCTTTCGTGTGCCTGAAGCCTGGCCAGGAAATCAACTTCTCCGAGGA